The Piliocolobus tephrosceles isolate RC106 chromosome 16, ASM277652v3, whole genome shotgun sequence DNA window AGGATGACTCGTCCAGAGACCCAAGAGCCCCTCATGgttatccatgaaaagaaaaacagctgcagtggttcatgcctgtaatcccagcattttgggaggctgatgccggcagatcacctgaggtcacctgaggtcgagttcgagaccagtctgaccaacgtggagaaaccccgtctctactaaaaatacaaaattagccggacgtggtggcccatgcctgtaatcccagctacttgggaggttaaggcaggagaatggcttgaacccgggagatggaggttgcagcgggCCGAGactgcgccgttgcactccagtctgggcaacaagtgaaactccgtctccaaaaaaaaaaaaaaaaaaaaaaacacagctgtCCAGATTCTGGCCTTTAGATACATACTGCATAAGCTACCCAACTGCATTTTCAGGCTAAGGAGTGAAACACAAAGGGAAAAACCCAACTATATGAGAAACTCTGCAGCATCAAATCACCAGACCTCTTTGGCCTAAGACCTCAGTCCACAAATCATAGGGAACTGGGAAACAGGCAGTAAGAGAAAATCAGACAAGTCACACACAACAATAAATAGCAGATAAGCCTCCCTCTAAGAATGTAACTTGGCCCAGAGTTAATGGCAAGCTCTAAGCTCTCACTGTTTTGACCTACAGCTTCTGTTTGTGGAGCTGGGTGGTCCCTACTGCTGTGCACACTCACTCACCACATGTGCCCACTGGAAGCCTGCAGCGAGACGTGGCTGCTATACTGGAACGCGGGCTGCTCCTTGGATAACACCGGTTCCTGTAAGGGTTTAGGCAAAATGGGTCAGGCCAAGCCCCAAGGACGTGTTTCCTGCACCCCAGGGTTACATGCTGACTGCCAGTTCATCAAGACTGGATGTCCCCCACCATAGCAGGCATCCCACAACATGATAACGCTGCCTGCTAGTACCTCCTCCCACAGCATGACCATTTGGCCTGGGCCTTTTATGCTGGCTCTGGAAAGATATCTCAGACTGAATGTCAGAGGGCACTGGGCAAAGGATCTCCtctgcagcctggggaacacagtgagaccccatctctacacacacaaaaaagtttttaattaaccaggcatagtggtgtgtgcctgtagccttgctactcaagaagctgaagcagaggattgcttgagcccaggaaagtAAACTATggtcacactgctgcactccagcctgggtgacacagtgagaccctgtctctaaaaacgaAGGACCTACTGTGGAGATATCCCCTCCAGTGTCCATTCATGCGTGCTAAGTGCCAGGCACCACAGCAGGTACTCTGCAAACCTCTGCTGCTTTAATTCTCCTAGTGATCATAAGGTAATTGGTGTGATCCACATTTTAGCAGTAAGGAACTAAAATtttggttaaataacttgctcaaagttaTGCAGTGAATATATAACTCAGCTGGAATTTGAAGTGACTAGCTAAATCTAAAGCCCTGTTCTTATTCACTTTACCACCTACCTCCCCAATCCCCGCTGAATTtgataaatgcttgttgaatgtcGCCCCTGACACCAGTACTGCTTGTGACTTTATTTCTCAGGAGACGGGGTTGGGTAGGCAGGGATTATAAAATCAGATCTCTTCAAGGACCAGCAGAGGATGTAAACATGTAAAGGGGCAAAGAGGCAAGATCACAGCGAGTGGTGGGGGTGCGTGCCCCACCTAACAACattcaaatttcagtttttaaaagacactacaccagttttaaaaactatacaAGTTTTGACTTCAGACTCACTTGGGTTTAAATCCAGGCCCTGCCACTACTAGTTATGGGACCATGGGCTAGTTATTTAACGTCTCAGTCTCACTCTCTTCATCTACGAAATGGGTTTTTAAGAAACCTATCTCATGGGGTTAAGATTTCTAACCCAAAACAATACAATGTGTTCACAAAGTGAGCCTCTGTCTATAACCACAAAGGAGAAGGAAGCCTTGCACTAAGCCCCCAGGCTTGCTGCACGGGACCAGAATTACTAGACCAGGGATGCTCACCCTGCCCACTACCCCTCGGCCTCGCACTGTCTCCAAGGTGCCGGAGAGACTGAATATCCTCCAGTGCCGCTCCCGGAGCTGTACCACGTCACTGTCAAGGTTCTCCAAACGGATACAGTAGCGCCACTGAAGGGGATGTGGGAGAGGgagtttaaaaagaataaactttgGGTAACCCTCCTCAGAATTATGTGCAAAGCAAAAGTCAACAAAGCTGACACATGCACTGCACAGGTTCCGCTCCCGCCAGAAGGTGAGCTCCCCTACCTCCACCCTGACCCCCAGGCACACCCCACAAGCTCCCCTTCTCCCAGACAGTGCCACTCACCCAgtacacgtgggaattctgggcttcctagggagaaaataaaaagaatttaagtcCCACAGGGCAAGACCAAGTGTGTTCCAATCAACATCTCTCCAATGCAGTTGATGTATTCCAGGAAGGTTGTAGACAGACCAAATTGAGAGTATCGGTGAGATAAGGATGATAGCTGAACCATGGCCTACACACCCACAGGGAGGCAACATCCTTGTATCCGCTCCTGGCCTCCCCACTCTTCATCCCTTCAAGATCGCCAACAGAGCTGGATGCCAACAGAAATCAGCTACAGGACTCTTACCTTTTTCACTGTCCTCCTGGCCAGCCCTGCCCCCTATCCTTGCTACCTTGGGCCCCTGTCCTCCTCCTGTCTCCCACTACTGTCCCTTACTATAATACTTTAAGTTGGCCTCCTCCACTACTATGAGGTCCTGAAAGACAGGAACggtgtttcatttatatttgtatcCAAACATGCAATGACTATCACACTTTTCTGACCTATAGCTTCTGTCTGTGGAGTTGGGCGGCCCCTACCACTGCACATGCTTACACCCAGGCAATGTGTAAGTGTCTACAACGTGTAAAGTGTTATACCtacactgctttaaataattATGTGTATATTCTTCATAAACATGGCTCCCTTTGAGCAAGAGGGAAGAGACAGGATAAAGGATTCCTTCCTGGGACCTATGGGTTTCCCTGCCTGCTCTAGGTCTTGGTGTCAGCCACTGTCTAGAGGCTACTCAACCCCACCAACACATGCCACCACTTGGGAGCAGAACCACAGGGACATGGTTTACCTTTAgactcccctcccccagcagtCACCTTAAGGACACCATATACCTTGAGGCCTACCCCTGCTAGAAGGGGTCCAGGCTGGCCACATACCCTCATGCCCATGTAGAAGGGGATGACAGTGACACGTATGTTCTCAGTTGTTTCCCGATGAACATCAGAGAGCTCCAGCCAGGGATGATTCTTCTCTTGCCAGGCCCTTAGTGTCTCCCGAGCCACAAAAGGAGGTGCTGGAGCAAGATACAATTGGTTAGTCCAAGCCAACAGTCCAGTGCGATTGCCCCTCCTAGAAAACCCTTCCTAGTAGTGGCCCAGGCAAACAGGATGCTCATACACGAAGCAAAAGTACAGGCTGGAAGAAGGCACAGGACTGCTACCAAGAATAAGCCCTGAGGAGCTAGTGTACCTAGCTCCTGGGAGTTAAAAGCCCTGGTTTTCAGCCCTCACTCTGCTGCTAACAACCTTGAGTCCCTTGTCATCATCCCTGatcctcagtttccatatctataagaaaataactgccatggccgggcgcggtggctcaagcctgtaatcccagcactttgggaggccgagacgggcggatcacgaggtcaggagatcgagaccatcctggctaacacggtgaaaccccatctctactaaaaaatacaaaaaactagccaggcgaggtggcgggtgcctgtagtcccagctactcgggaggctgaggcaggagaatagcgtaaacctgggaggcggagcttgcagtgagctgagatccggtcactgcactccagcccgggcgacagagcgaaactccgtctcaaaaaaaaaaaacaaacaaacaaaaaaaaaagaaaataactgccatCTATCAGGTATGACACCTATGAGGCATGACAAGTCTAACAGGAGGTTGAAAAGGGTTGTGGAAATAGAGCTTTGgaattacttcttttctttttgagatggagtcttgctctctgtcgccaggctggagtgcagtggcgcgatcttggctcactgcaacctccgcctcctgggttcaagcaattctccagcctcagcctcccaagtagctcagaccacagatgcacaccaccacacccagctaatttttatatttttagtagatacagggtttcaccatattggccaggatggtctcgatctcttttttttttttttttttttcagaaagggtcttgctctgtcgcccaggctggagtgcagtggccggatctcagctcactgcaagctctgcctcccgggttcacgccattctcctgcctcagcctcctgagtaggtgggattacaggtgcccaccacctcacccggctcatttttttttgtatttttagtagagacggggtttcaccgtgttagccaggatggtctcgatctcctgacctcgtgatccgcccgtctcggcctcccaaagtgctgggattacaggcttgagccaccacgcccagccggccTCCATCTCTTGACCTACTGAcccgcccacatcagcctcccaaagtgctgaaattacaggtgtgagccacagcacccggcccattttttttttttttttttaatctgagacagagcctcgctctgtcacccaggctggaatgcaatggtatgatcttggctcactgcaacctctgcctcctgagttcaagtgattctcctgcctcagcctcccaagtagctgggattataggcgcccgccaccacgcccagctaatttttgtatttttagtagagacgggggtttcaccaggttggccaggccagtctcgaactcctgacctcagatgatccacctgcctgggcctcccaaagtgctgggattacaggaatgagccactgtgcccggccctggaATTATTTCTATGATATTCTTTGATGAAAAGGCCCTCCCATTCCACCTCCCCTTCTTGAGAGAGATTACCTTTTGTCTGGTCATACAGAAGAAATCTTTCAAAGAGTTCGTGTTGGATGGGAACCTGATCAGTGGAAGTGTACGGGAGGATGTCTTCATGGCTGACATAGTCCAAGCCTGGCACAGAGATGCAAAACACAGTGAAACTCACacaggagaggagagaaatggGGTTGAGAAGAGACATTAACTGGCCTTGTCCCAGTATGGGATAACCCTGGTATCATACCCTGGCATCATAATCCCTCCCAGTGGATGACAGGACATCAGGATCCTCGCCCTGAGACACACCAGACTCCTTCTTGACAGATACCATTCAAATGCTAACTACTCACCTGGGATGGCATAGAGGGCCCGGCTGTCATCATGGTTAGCCAAGAAGGTCACAGCTTCTGTCTGAGATCTCTGAGACTAAGGCAAGAAGTGAATCAGGGCTTTGTTTGCCACTGTGCAGTCCAAGGCCTTGGGGACCAGGACTGACCTGGGCTCTGTTTgacccctttccctccctttgtCCCCATCGAGATGCAGGACTTTCCATGGAGAGGACCCCCAGGCCCAGCCATTTTGCTTACTTACTATATGTGGGCAGTCACGGGCATCAATCAGCACCTGATAGTAAGTGTGAGTTttgcctttcacctccttggaGCCATGGCCAGCAGGGTTCTCTGTTCTATGGGGTGGGAGAAGGAGGCCAAGATCACCCCACGAGAAATAGAAGCTGCACCTGATTCAGCTCCCTACCCCTCCTGACCTAAACAGGCTGGTCCCTGATCTGAAGGAGCTTTTTAGCACCAGCTGGACACCCATTCTGCAGCACCTCAGCTCAGCTGCTCCTCAGTTGGGGCAAATAATACAGCATGGAAGACCATGGTATGGAGCCATCATCTGACTATGTGGATACCTCTTAAAAGAAAGGGGCCATGTAGAGAAAATCAAATTGCCACCTCAGTCCCCAGGGCCCAGAGTACTCTTGTCTTCTTATATCCCAGGGACTGTCTGTGATCACTTAATCAAGCTGAAccttttgttttaatgtattctAGGGATGATGTGAGATTGAGGGAAAGACTCCAGCTGAACATCAACAAATCAAGAAGACTTGTCCCCCAAATGCCCTCTGTGGTACTCATAATGAAAATTAGGAGTGGCTTAGGAAAGCATTCTGGGGAGGCCTAAAGGGACTCTCTGACTGAGACTATCCCTGGCACTCAGCACTTTTGTCTCCATGGGTCTTAGTCCCAGAGAAGTACTCTGGGGCTGTTTCCAAGGCCCAGGAGGATGCTGTCGTCACCCCTGGTACCCCAATTACATATGTCTGCTATCTCCTCCTGAGGATACTGTGAGGCACAACCACAGGGAAACGTACTTTTCTGGAGCTGCAGAAGCCACATCCCGGTCATATAGTCTGGCCTGCCAGGGAAACAGGACAACACCTCGGTAGCCGAAAATGCTATGAAGGAAAagctgggaggagagaggggccTCAGTGAGTCTACAGTCCAGCAAATCCATCCAGGTGGGCCCCAGACCACAAAGCAGCACAGGTGGAGGCAACTCCAGCACAAGGTCTTGCTACCTTTTTCCTTGAAGTCTGTGATCAACCAGACCAATGGCTGGAACactcttatttcttctttacctgGCTGACTCTACTCATCCTTTAGGTATGCTTaggcctccaggaagccttccctgacctcccttCCACTTAGCACAATGTACAGCTATTGGCCATTTGCAaatcattcattcttttctaGACTAGAAACTCCACAATGGTAGGAATCATGTCTACTTTGCTTTCTGATTTAACCCTAATGCACAATGCCTGGTCTATTGTAggcacacagaaaaataaaatgttgaacaaacaaaaagtctTCCTTAACTTATGATATGCTAGAAGGGCCTAAATCTATCCCAGTGGACCCAGAACAAAGCTGATATAGAAAAAGAACCACACATCGAGAGTTTACCACACTAAAGTCAATACAGCAAAGCATCAAAGGTTTACTTTTCTGAAAGCTCCCTCCACTGGCTTCCCACCATCCACTATGTTAGAGAAATCTTCAGCAACTTGGCTAAACCTCACTATAGTCCACACCATCCCTGTCCACACTAACTTGGAAAGAGAACCCACTGACACATTAAGTGCATTCAAATTAGGAGAACAGAAACCATACCTATAAAACTTTgattctgggctgggtgtggtggttcacgcctgtaatcccaagactttgggaggccaatgcaggcggatcacctgaggtcgggagctcgagaccagcctgaccagcatagagtaaacccatctccactaaaaatacaaaattagctgggcgtggtggtgcatgcctgtaatcccagctacttgggaggctgagacaggagaatcacttcaacccgggaggtgagggttgtggtaagccgagaccttgccattgcacgccagcctgggcaacaagaccgaaactctgtctcacaaaaaaaaataaaaaataaataaaaatttgaatctGGTCTGGCACCAAACATCAATGAGGAATGAATGGAAAACCATACCATGCGGCCTGTGACCTaatctgatttctttcagaaGCAGAGCACTCTATGAAAATGAAAGATGACCCAGCTCAATACTCACCTGACCGGTCTCatattttccattctgttttgGCACCTCAAACACACCAACTGTCTCCAACACTTTGCCCTCTGGTCGATTTCTGAGTAGGAAGCAAAAGAACAAGCAACAGAAAAGCTGAGAAGGTAATGGTACTCATCCACCAGAAAAAGCTCCTAGGATACTGAGGGGCCACGGTGATGATAGCAGAGAAGGGTTTGGGGTAGTGGGGCCAGCCGGAGCAGGAAAGGCTTTCCTCCTCCTTGGTGAAAACCTCCCCAGTCTCCCAGTGTTAGATGTGACCGCTCCCATATTACTGTCTTCTCTCTTCACGAGGCATTCGTCATATCATGCCCTCACACTCTGCTCAAATGTACCCCTGCCCTTGTTTCTTCCCTAACCCACGCTCCTGACCTCCCACAGCACTTTAACTGTCTTGCTcatcactttttcaattttttaagaaggggtatatctttttttcttcttttcttacattTCCTAAATCACAAGTCATCAAGCAATATCCTGCCCACTTTACACTTCAGTTGTGTTCATGTCTTATCTTTATTAAATACTGTAAATTCCCTGGGAGCAATGTCTGAGTCTGATTAGCTGGTACTGCCCCCTCAGAGCCTAGTGTAGAAGAgctgctcaaaaaatatttgtcctGTATTATGATTCCATGTCCATCTCCCCCTCTAACCTGTAGCCCTTATATTGCCCTTGAAAAGCTTAAACATCTCTAGCTTTCCTACTGCACCTAGCCTCTCTCAATATCGTTTTTGTTCATATTCTCACAGGGGTCTTAAATTGCAAATAGCTATCATCTCTCCCCAGTGTCAGTGTCTAATATCAGCCACTAAAAGGTCAGCACCGTCAGTCACCACTCTGAACAGGGCTGCTCTTTCTAGGGGCCCTTCAAATAAAGGctgtttttactgttttgaaGATGTGAACTTTATGCTTCCTCCCACTGATCCACCAGCCCGTTTGATCCGCCTATCCCATCCGCGGAGAGTTTCCACACCACCCCCTTGGCCTCAAACCCCCTTCCCCAAGTCACATAGAGAAAATCGATCTCCCCAGTCACGTAGAAACCTGGAGCCTACGAGGGTCCCCACCCAAGAGTCTCGTTTCCCACCTGTAGCATCTTTCTGAGGGAGACCTTATCTGAATCCAAAGGCTGAGGGTTCCAGCCAAAGCCCTAGGGCTGAATTAAAAAGGTGCCCTCTGACAGCGGTGCTGGGGACCCCAGCCGGGGAAGTAGGATTCACTCGGGGAGGGTAAAATGTTCCCCCTCAGGGCCAGCCCTGTACAACCAGGGCTCTGGGCCGCGCTGGCTTCCCTGCTCCTGGCACATGTCCCAGACAGCGCAGGTCGGCTCCCTGCTCGGGAACCTCTCCCGGGTCAAACTCCAGTCACTCTCAGCAGGCCCGGGCCCCTGGCCTCCGCACTGGCCAGGAACACGCTCCCTGGGCTCCAGGCCCAGTCCTCGCGCCCCCTGGCTCCGTCCCTCACCGGGACGAGAGGTGCCTCCGCGTCGTCGTGGTCGCCGCTGGCGAGAAGGCCCCAGCTCCAGCCGCCGCACAGAGCGGCCTCGGCCACCGGGCCCCAGTCAGCGACCGGGACCACCAGCGGCTTCCCACGGTCAGGGCCCGCCGGGCTGCACAGGTTGCCATGTCCCGCCCAAGCGCCCGCCCGGCTGCTGACACAGAGCCCTACCGGCGGCCGGGCGGCGTTCCGCCCCCGTCCCACACTGCCCCGCGCGGCGTCCCGGCCCTCTTGGCCCGCTTGGTCCCACCCCGGAGCTCAGAGCTACTTCCGGCGCGCGGCGGGCGGAAGTCCGGGTTGGGGTCACCTGACTGGAGTGTCGGCTAGATATGGCGTCTTCTTTGCTTGCGGGCGAGCGATTGGTGCGCGCTTTGGGCCCCGGCGGGGAGCTGGAGCCAGAGCAGCTACCCCGAAAGCTGCGGGCCGAGCTTGAGGCCGCGCTGGGAAAGAAGCACACAGGCGGTGATAGCTCCAGTGGCCCCCAACGCTTGGTTTCTTTCCGTCTCATACGGGATCTGCACCATCACCTGAGAGAAAGAGGTGAGCCTTTCTCCAGTCCGGGGTCGCCTCCTTGTTTCCAGATCGATTCGCTCCTGAGGTCTTTTCCCATCATTCCCCTTCTTCTACGGAGCACTCATCTATACCAGCGAAGAGTCACCCCATAAATCCCAGGGCCACCCACTTTCTTAACTCCCATGGGAATTTCTCGTGGATGACATTTGCTTGTGCAGTTTTTTGCTCTTTTGAGAGCCCCCTCTTCACTTCCAGGCGCACGTAGGCCCAATTCACCCTTGAGAAAGTCTAGGTTTTTACTAAATATAAGTATCACAggttctgtcttttcctttttctacacTTTAGGAATCAGCTTAGCATAGTGAGCTTGTAGGAATCCGGATTTCTTTCCACCTCAGAAGCAAGAGTGGTGAAATCTAtactttgttctgttttgtttttgatataagATGACAGAAGTTGTGTTGAAAGATCTGGCCTGGGAGTAGCATGCGAGTTCCGGTCCTAGCTCTGTCACTAATCCTCTGAAGGAGTCATTTCTCTTCGCTGGGCCTCAGTTCCCTTATATGTAAAGGAAAGGAATAGGGCAAACTAGCACATAAGTTATTTTGCCAGAAGTAGCATAGACTAGCCAGAAGTGCAAAGGGTAGACTGCTCAATTATTAGAACTAGAAAGGACCTTAGAAAGAGATTGCCTAGTATTAGTGTCCTCTGAGCATTTAGCATCACTGTGAGCTAAACCTATTTAGGGAAGAGCTATTGTGGCCACAGAAATGATCTAACCCAAAGGCACAAGTAAATGGCTTACGTGTTAGTTGTAACACTGGCAGGATAATTGAGAGCTGACAGCTAAAGTCAGCTGCGCAGCACTGGGAGATACCCATATGGAATTATCCAAAATTCTTTTCAGTTGAAAATGATCCTGGAAGTGGATTAATGTAGAGATGGCCCTGTTTTATTTTGGTAGAAAGAAGGGCTAGACCCCTCTTGATCTTAACCCTTCAACCTTAGCTCTGTGGATCATTGCGTTTGTGAAACCTtttcttctcagattccaaaCTATTCCTCCATGAGCTCCTAGAAGGCAGTGAAATCTATCTCCCAGAGGTTGTGAAGCCTCCACGGGTACGTAAGAGATACATTTGTGGGAGTGGTTATTGACTGAGTTGGGCTTATCCACTGAACTTATAAATCAACTTTCAggcttgaaaatttgtttttgaaatcttTGGGATCTGGGAGAACCAGATATTGTCCTCCCTATCAACTGTTTGGaaaattgagattaaaaaaaaaaagtttcaaagcaTTGGAGTTAGAACTAACTAGTATGTGAGTCTCCTGATAACTTTAGCAGTGCTTTTCCCTTGGAACCAATGATTATGatgtagtttctattttttttttttttttttgagacggagtcttgctctgtcgcccgggctggagtgcagtggccggatctcagctcactgcaagctccgtctcccgggttcacgccattctcctgcctccgcctcccgagtagctgggactataggcgcccgccacctcgcccggctagttttttgtattttttagtagagacggggtttcaccgtgttagccaggatggtctcgatctcctgaccttgtgatccgcccgtctcggcctcccaaagtgctgggattacaggcttgagccaccgcgcccggcttatgaTGTACTTTCTAACAAGTTGGGAATGTCATTCTTCTCATTTGATTTTTCTGCTTCAGAACCCAGAACTAGTTGCCCGGCTGGAGAAGATTAAGATACAGCTGGCCAATGAGGAATATAAGCGGATCACCCGCAACGTCACTTGTCAGGTAAGGGTCTGCTCTTCAGTACATGGACTAGGTAGCCCCTCAGAGTAGGGCCCTGCACTGCAAGAAGGTATGGAGTTTAGAAGAAACATGGACACTTGGTTTCTATACTGTTCAGGGACCATAGGAGCTCTGCATACAAACTCAACGCAATTCCCATCTCATTCACTGAGACTCTGGGCTGAGATGGTGACCAATTTTTAAACATCGTAGAAGTGGGAGTGAGttagctaggcgcggtggctcacgcctgtaatcctagcactttgggaggctgaggtgcgtggatcacttgaggtcaggtgttcgcgaccagcctggccaacatggtgaaaccccgtctttactaaaaatacaaaaattagcctggcgtggtggcaggcacctgtaatcccagctacttgggaggctgaggcaagagaatcacttgaacccaagaggcggaggttgcggtgagccaacactgcaccattgcactccagcctgagcaacaagagcaagactctgtctcaaaaaaaaaaagggggggggggggggaaaggggcttggggggctttttttttttttcttttttttttatctttttgagatggagtctcgctctgtcccccaggctggagggcagtggcaggatctctgctcactgcagcctctgcctccgaggtttaAGCGAGGtctcttttagtagagaccacattggccag harbors:
- the POLDIP2 gene encoding polymerase delta-interacting protein 2, producing the protein MATCAARRALTVGSRWWSRSLTGARWPRPLCAAAGAGAFSPAATTTTRRHLSSRNRPEGKVLETVGVFEVPKQNGKYETGQLFLHSIFGYRGVVLFPWQARLYDRDVASAAPEKTENPAGHGSKEVKGKTHTYYQVLIDARDCPHISQRSQTEAVTFLANHDDSRALYAIPGLDYVSHEDILPYTSTDQVPIQHELFERFLLYDQTKAPPFVARETLRAWQEKNHPWLELSDVHRETTENIRVTVIPFYMGMREAQNSHVYWWRYCIRLENLDSDVVQLRERHWRIFSLSGTLETVRGRGVVGREPVLSKEQPAFQYSSHVSLQASSGHMWGTFRFERPDGSHFDVRIPPFSLESNKDEKTPPSGLHW
- the TMEM199 gene encoding transmembrane protein 199; protein product: MASSLLAGERLVRALGPGGELEPEQLPRKLRAELEAALGKKHTGGDSSSGPQRLVSFRLIRDLHHHLRERDSKLFLHELLEGSEIYLPEVVKPPRNPELVARLEKIKIQLANEEYKRITRNVTCQDSRRGGTLSDLGKQVRSLKALVITIFNFIVTVVAAFVCTYLGSQYVFTEMASRVLAALIVASVVGLAELYVMVRAMEGELGEL